The Desulfobacterales bacterium genome includes a window with the following:
- a CDS encoding aspartate carbamoyltransferase catalytic subunit translates to MIFKKKDILDMESLSEQEITFILDTADKMKDISERPIKKVPTLRGKTIILFFQEPSTRTRVSFDIAAKRLSADSISISASTSSIVKGETLIDTAKNLEAMNPDLIVMRHTSSGAPHLIAKLIKASVINAGDGMHEHPSQGLLDLMTVREKKKKLEGLRIAIIGDITHSRVARSNMIGFKRMGANVVVCGPPTMIPKGIDTYGVDVTHNIDDAIEDADVVMMLRIQKERLQSFLLSTLREYSKCYGLNSQRLKKAKKDVLIMHPGPINRGVEIDTALADGPYSVILDQVKNGVALRMALFILLGGGKHEYTN, encoded by the coding sequence ATGATATTTAAAAAAAAAGATATACTTGATATGGAATCTTTATCTGAGCAAGAAATTACTTTTATTTTAGACACAGCTGATAAAATGAAAGATATTTCTGAGCGTCCTATAAAAAAAGTTCCTACTTTAAGAGGAAAAACTATAATCCTTTTTTTTCAAGAACCAAGCACTCGAACAAGGGTGTCTTTTGATATTGCAGCAAAAAGATTAAGCGCTGATTCTATATCAATTTCCGCAAGTACGAGCAGTATTGTAAAAGGAGAAACTTTAATTGATACTGCAAAAAATTTAGAAGCAATGAATCCAGATTTAATTGTTATGAGGCATACTTCTTCAGGAGCTCCCCATTTAATTGCAAAATTAATTAAAGCCTCCGTAATCAACGCTGGTGATGGTATGCATGAACATCCGTCCCAAGGTCTTTTAGATTTAATGACAGTTAGAGAAAAAAAGAAAAAATTGGAAGGCCTTAGGATAGCAATTATAGGGGATATAACCCATAGCAGGGTCGCAAGATCAAATATGATAGGATTTAAAAGAATGGGCGCCAATGTAGTTGTGTGTGGGCCTCCAACAATGATACCTAAAGGGATTGATACTTATGGCGTAGATGTAACCCATAATATTGATGATGCTATAGAAGACGCGGATGTAGTTATGATGCTAAGGATACAGAAAGAAAGGCTTCAAAGTTTTTTGCTTTCAACATTAAGGGAATATTCTAAATGTTATGGACTTAATTCGCAAAGATTAAAAAAAGCTAAAAAAGATGTACTAATTATGCATCCAGGCCCAATCAACAGAGGTGTAGAAATTGATACCGCTCTGGCTGATGGTCCTTATTCTGTAATACTGGATCAAGTAAAAAATGGAGTTGCTCTGCGTATGGCTTTATTTATTTTGTTGGGAGGAGGGAAGCATGAGTATACTAATTAA
- a CDS encoding HAD-IIIA family hydrolase — MKHINKAAKLKQIKLLLLDVDGVLTNGTIIYDDNGGEIKTFNVRDGFGIRMLINSGIEVGIVTGRKSKALHHRCNDLGITDIFEHVRYKASILDIIKEKKSILKSEIAFIGDDIPDISIMKEVGFSAVPFDGDPLVKTYADWIIDKNGGDGVVREFSEAVLKAKGLWEEIITKLITNTE, encoded by the coding sequence ATGAAACATATTAATAAAGCAGCAAAACTAAAACAAATAAAACTCTTGCTTTTAGATGTTGATGGGGTCCTAACTAATGGGACGATAATATATGATGATAATGGAGGCGAAATAAAAACATTTAATGTAAGAGATGGATTTGGAATTAGAATGCTTATAAATTCAGGCATTGAAGTTGGAATTGTAACTGGAAGAAAATCAAAAGCCCTGCATCATAGATGTAATGATCTTGGGATTACTGATATTTTTGAACATGTCCGCTATAAAGCTTCAATATTAGATATAATCAAAGAAAAAAAGAGTATATTGAAGTCTGAAATCGCATTTATTGGAGATGATATTCCTGATATTTCAATAATGAAAGAAGTTGGATTTTCAGCTGTCCCATTTGATGGAGATCCATTGGTTAAAACCTATGCCGATTGGATTATTGATAAAAATGGAGGTGACGGGGTAGTGAGGGAATTTTCTGAAGCGGTATTAAAAGCAAAGGGATTATGGGAAGAAATAATTACTAAACTAATAACAAATACAGAGTAA
- the lepB gene encoding signal peptidase I yields MLTKKEESVPQKKGVLRENVEALIIAIILALFIRTFIIQAFKIPSGSMKETLQIGDHILVNKFIYGVKLPFIQKTIIPIKNPANGDIVVFIYPKDPKKDYIKRVVGIGGDTVEIKNKQVYVNGEIFKTGHESYSDNIIYPLTMGTRDNLSPTTVPDGHLFVLGDNRDNSYDSRFWGFVPLKAVKGKAFIIYWSWNSENSDSIFYYVRWERLFNILR; encoded by the coding sequence ATTTTAACAAAAAAAGAAGAATCTGTTCCCCAAAAAAAAGGAGTTCTGAGGGAAAATGTTGAAGCATTAATTATTGCAATAATTCTTGCCTTATTTATAAGAACATTTATTATTCAGGCTTTTAAAATACCATCAGGTTCGATGAAGGAAACCCTTCAAATAGGTGATCATATACTTGTTAATAAATTTATTTATGGAGTTAAGCTTCCTTTTATTCAAAAAACTATAATTCCAATAAAAAATCCAGCTAATGGAGACATCGTTGTATTTATATATCCAAAAGATCCAAAAAAAGATTATATAAAAAGAGTAGTAGGCATCGGCGGAGATACAGTAGAAATAAAAAATAAACAAGTATATGTAAATGGTGAAATTTTTAAAACGGGACATGAATCTTATAGTGATAATATTATATACCCTTTAACAATGGGGACGCGAGACAACTTATCGCCTACAACTGTTCCAGATGGACATCTTTTTGTTTTAGGAGATAACAGGGATAATAGTTATGATAGTAGATTTTGGGGATTTGTGCCTTTGAAAGCAGTTAAAGGGAAAGCATTCATTATTTATTGGTCATGGAACAGCGAAAATTCAGATTCAATTTTTTATTATGTAAGATGGGAAAGGCTTTTTAATATTTTACGATAG
- a CDS encoding dihydroorotase — protein sequence MSILIKDGTIIDPGNLYLSEDTDVLIENDKIIGLLPRNGCEYDINNQFPNVDRIIDASGKYVVTGLIDMHVHLREPGYEYKETISSGCMAASAGGFVSICAMPNTNPINDNRQVTEFIIKQANDAAKSMVYPIAAISKGSKGNELCEYSELKDAGVVAFSDDGWPVINSLLMRRAMEYAKVLNMPIISHCEDIYLSEGGSMNDGPTATKLGLIGIPNACESIMVMRDIALCELTGVQLHIAHVSTKESVEAIRMAKKRGISVTAETAPHYFTLTEKAVALYNTNAKMNPPLRSQKDREAIIEGLIDGTIDVIATDHAPHSILEKNVEFDKASNGIVGLETSLSLTLKLFHEGIISFKTIIEKMSKNPARILGLKNNIEIGGFANLTIIDPNISYIVDSKKFYSKSRNMPFDNIELKGKSVFTFVNGKITFEQ from the coding sequence ATGAGTATACTAATTAAAGATGGAACTATTATAGATCCAGGTAATTTATATTTAAGTGAAGATACGGATGTATTAATAGAAAATGATAAAATAATTGGATTACTTCCACGAAATGGCTGTGAATACGATATCAATAATCAATTTCCTAATGTTGATAGAATAATTGACGCTTCAGGTAAGTATGTTGTTACTGGCCTTATAGATATGCATGTTCATTTACGAGAGCCGGGCTACGAATATAAAGAAACAATATCGTCAGGATGTATGGCAGCATCTGCAGGAGGATTTGTATCGATATGTGCTATGCCTAATACAAACCCAATTAATGATAATAGGCAGGTTACAGAATTTATAATAAAACAAGCTAATGATGCTGCTAAATCAATGGTCTATCCAATTGCAGCAATAAGTAAAGGTTCAAAAGGTAATGAGCTGTGTGAATACTCAGAACTTAAAGACGCCGGAGTTGTTGCTTTTTCTGATGATGGATGGCCTGTAATAAATAGCCTTTTAATGCGAAGAGCTATGGAATACGCTAAAGTTTTAAATATGCCTATAATTTCCCATTGCGAAGATATATATCTTTCAGAAGGTGGTTCGATGAATGATGGGCCTACAGCTACTAAATTAGGCCTTATTGGAATTCCTAATGCATGTGAATCCATAATGGTAATGCGCGATATAGCCCTTTGCGAATTAACTGGAGTACAATTGCACATAGCGCATGTTAGCACTAAAGAATCAGTTGAAGCTATAAGAATGGCTAAAAAAAGAGGCATTTCAGTGACAGCAGAAACAGCCCCCCATTATTTTACCTTAACTGAAAAAGCTGTTGCTCTTTATAATACTAATGCTAAAATGAATCCTCCATTAAGAAGCCAAAAAGATCGTGAAGCCATAATTGAAGGACTGATTGATGGCACAATAGATGTTATTGCGACTGACCATGCCCCCCATTCGATACTTGAAAAGAATGTGGAGTTCGATAAAGCATCCAATGGTATTGTAGGGTTAGAAACATCGTTATCTTTGACTTTAAAGCTTTTTCATGAAGGCATTATTTCTTTTAAAACTATTATAGAAAAAATGAGCAAAAATCCAGCTCGTATTCTTGGCTTAAAAAATAATATAGAAATAGGCGGCTTTGCTAATTTAACTATTATAGATCCGAATATTTCATATATAGTTGACTCAAAGAAATTTTATTCTAAAAGCCGTAATATGCCTTTTGATAATATCGAATTAAAAGGAAAATCGGTTTTTACTTTTGTTAATGGAAAAATAACTTTCGAACAGTGA
- a CDS encoding homocysteine biosynthesis protein, which produces MDNFKINKSIKDINEKIKKGDVVVVTAEEMISIVKEEGAVEAAKRIDVVTTGTFAPMCSSGAFINFGHSVPGIKASKVWLNNVPAYGGIAAVDCYLGVTEPCEDDPLNKVYPGLFKYGGGHVIEDLVAGKQVHLKATAYGTACYPKRSEEKIVTLKDLPQAILCNPRNAYQNYNCAINLTSKTIYTYMGVLKPKSRNATYCSAGQLSPLFNDPYYKTIGLGTRIFLGGGVGYVTWHGTQHNPNVIRTDKGVPRSPSGTLFVMGDLKQMSPDWLVGVSLLGYGCSMAVGLGIPIPILNEEMAAYTSISDEELFTNIVDYGIDYANGIKRNHGQVSYAELKSGIIKLQGKDVPTSPLSSIVKARKIAEILKIWIEKGEFLIGEPQFLLPNY; this is translated from the coding sequence ATGGACAATTTTAAAATAAATAAAAGTATTAAGGATATTAATGAAAAAATAAAAAAAGGGGATGTAGTTGTTGTAACAGCAGAAGAAATGATAAGCATTGTAAAAGAAGAAGGTGCAGTTGAAGCAGCTAAACGGATCGATGTTGTGACTACAGGTACTTTTGCTCCAATGTGTTCATCAGGAGCTTTTATAAATTTTGGACACTCTGTTCCAGGTATAAAAGCATCAAAAGTTTGGCTTAATAATGTGCCAGCTTATGGAGGTATAGCCGCGGTTGATTGTTATCTTGGAGTAACAGAACCTTGTGAAGACGACCCTTTAAATAAAGTTTACCCAGGTTTATTTAAATATGGTGGAGGTCATGTAATAGAAGACCTTGTTGCTGGAAAACAGGTTCATTTAAAAGCAACCGCTTATGGAACAGCTTGCTATCCTAAACGCAGTGAAGAAAAAATTGTAACCCTGAAGGATTTGCCTCAAGCTATATTATGTAACCCAAGAAATGCATATCAAAATTATAATTGTGCTATTAATTTAACCAGTAAAACAATATATACTTATATGGGAGTTTTAAAGCCTAAATCTCGAAATGCTACATATTGTTCGGCTGGGCAGTTAAGTCCTCTATTTAACGACCCGTATTATAAGACTATTGGCCTTGGAACAAGGATATTTTTAGGAGGCGGAGTTGGTTATGTGACTTGGCATGGAACTCAGCATAATCCTAATGTCATAAGGACTGATAAGGGAGTCCCACGTTCTCCTTCAGGAACTTTATTTGTAATGGGAGATTTAAAGCAAATGAGCCCTGACTGGTTAGTTGGGGTTAGCCTTCTTGGTTATGGCTGTTCAATGGCCGTTGGATTAGGTATACCTATACCTATTTTGAATGAAGAAATGGCCGCTTATACAAGTATATCAGATGAAGAACTCTTTACTAATATTGTTGATTATGGGATTGATTATGCAAATGGTATAAAAAGAAATCATGGTCAGGTCAGCTATGCTGAATTAAAAAGCGGGATAATAAAATTACAAGGAAAAGATGTACCTACATCTCCATTGTCAAGCATAGTAAAAGCAAGAAAAATAGCAGAAATATTAAAAATATGGATAGAAAAAGGAGAATTTTTAATTGGAGAACCTCAATTCCTACTTCCAAATTATTAA
- the kdsA gene encoding 3-deoxy-8-phosphooctulonate synthase, with the protein MIKIKNILIGKGNPLAIISGPCVIENFEITFEIAQFLKNLTTELELPFIFKASFDKANRSSISSYRGPGIIEGLKILKSIKDILNIPIISDVHRISEIDPASEVLDVIQIPAFLCRQTDILVAAGQTKKPINIKKGQFIAPWDVTNIIDKVTSTGNKNIVITERGSMFGYNNLVVDFRSINIIQNIGYPVIFDATHSVQLPGGQGTCSGGQREFAPILAQAAVAAGADGIFMEVHTDPDKALCDGPNSLKLDELKSILKKLKAIKSVVSN; encoded by the coding sequence ATGATAAAAATAAAAAATATATTGATTGGAAAAGGCAATCCACTTGCAATTATTTCTGGCCCATGCGTTATCGAAAATTTTGAAATAACTTTTGAAATTGCACAATTTTTAAAAAACCTTACAACAGAATTAGAATTGCCTTTTATATTCAAGGCTTCATTTGATAAAGCTAATAGAAGCTCAATCAGTTCTTATAGGGGCCCTGGCATTATTGAAGGACTTAAAATACTGAAATCAATAAAAGATATTTTAAATATTCCTATAATTTCTGACGTTCACAGAATAAGTGAAATTGATCCTGCATCTGAAGTTTTAGATGTTATTCAAATACCAGCGTTTTTATGCCGTCAGACGGATATTTTAGTTGCAGCTGGGCAAACAAAAAAACCTATCAATATAAAAAAAGGCCAATTTATTGCGCCTTGGGATGTTACGAATATTATAGATAAAGTGACTTCAACTGGAAATAAAAATATTGTTATTACAGAAAGAGGCTCAATGTTTGGCTATAATAATTTAGTCGTAGATTTTAGAAGTATTAACATAATTCAAAATATCGGATACCCTGTAATTTTTGATGCTACTCATAGCGTCCAGCTTCCAGGAGGCCAAGGAACATGCTCTGGGGGCCAACGAGAATTTGCGCCAATTTTGGCTCAAGCAGCAGTAGCTGCAGGTGCTGATGGAATTTTTATGGAAGTACATACTGATCCGGACAAGGCTTTATGTGATGGACCCAATTCTTTAAAGCTTGATGAACTCAAGTCTATTTTAAAAAAATTGAAAGCCATAAAGTCTGTAGTCTCGAATTAA
- the lptB gene encoding LPS export ABC transporter ATP-binding protein, which yields MPKLYIENLVKIYKKRWVVNKVSLNIKSGEVVGLLGPNGAGKTTTFYMVVGMVKPNEGRVLIDNEDITTLPMYLRARKGIGYLPQEASIFRKLTVKQNIMAILETLDIPKSEQEDRSYSLLNELGINHLSDQKAYVLSGGERRRLEISRALATNPSFILLDEPFAGVDPLAVIDIRKIIGHLTSKGIGVLISDHNVRETLGVCDNAYILNNGVVIEYGPPEKITNSETARRFYLGENFKL from the coding sequence ATGCCTAAACTTTATATTGAAAATTTAGTTAAAATTTATAAAAAACGATGGGTAGTAAATAAAGTAAGCCTTAACATTAAAAGCGGAGAGGTAGTAGGTTTACTTGGCCCTAATGGCGCTGGCAAAACTACTACTTTCTATATGGTAGTAGGAATGGTCAAACCTAACGAGGGCAGAGTATTGATTGACAATGAAGATATAACTACTCTTCCCATGTACCTTAGGGCTCGAAAAGGTATTGGGTATCTTCCTCAAGAAGCCTCGATATTCAGGAAATTAACAGTTAAACAGAATATAATGGCTATACTTGAAACCCTTGATATTCCAAAATCTGAACAAGAAGATAGATCTTACAGTTTGCTGAATGAGCTTGGAATAAATCATCTTTCTGACCAAAAAGCTTATGTTCTTTCAGGAGGAGAAAGACGACGTTTAGAAATATCAAGAGCTCTCGCTACAAATCCTTCTTTCATTTTATTAGATGAGCCTTTTGCCGGAGTTGATCCCCTTGCAGTAATTGATATAAGAAAAATAATCGGCCATCTAACAAGCAAGGGCATTGGAGTATTAATATCTGACCACAACGTTCGAGAAACATTAGGTGTTTGCGATAATGCTTATATTTTAAATAATGGCGTTGTGATTGAATACGGACCTCCTGAAAAAATTACAAACAGCGAAACCGCGAGGAGATTCTATTTAGGTGAAAATTTTAAATTGTAA
- the rpoN gene encoding RNA polymerase factor sigma-54, producing the protein MALELRQQLKLTQQLTMTPQLQMAIKLLQLSTLELSTKIQQELQENPALEEIPEIKDDSFMEKNESSEESLYPETSLYNETNDESFRQEIPSDFKELPIEKVPNAEIDWNNYFEDHYSNGRYNFESEEKDAPKYEAFIAKKESLQDHLLWQLSMADLPEQEEIIGSGIIGNIDKDGYLDANIEEISKLCNADQKNVEKVLSLIQTFDPIGVGARNLTECLLIQIKYLNLDNPIIKDIIQNHIKHLENKNYNAIAKSLKSKVEDVIVAVKIIRGLEPKPGRTFSDYEPHYINPDIYVYNIEEKFIIVLNDSGMPKLRVSDYLKNVIKNGNNKVNENAKEYIQEKLSSASWLIRSIEQRKKTIYKVMESIVKFQKNFFEKGIDYLNPMILKDVAQDINMHESTISRVTSNKYVYTPQGIFELKFFFNSSINRSSGGDALSSMSVQEKIKKIIEGEQPNRPYSDEKIAAILNQEEKIEIARRTVAKYREMMGILPSNKRKQV; encoded by the coding sequence ATGGCTTTAGAATTAAGGCAACAACTTAAATTAACGCAGCAATTAACCATGACTCCTCAACTGCAGATGGCAATAAAGCTTTTGCAGCTTTCTACACTTGAACTTTCCACTAAAATTCAACAAGAACTTCAGGAAAATCCAGCTTTAGAAGAAATTCCGGAGATAAAAGATGATTCTTTTATGGAAAAAAATGAATCGTCTGAGGAATCATTATACCCTGAAACATCTCTATATAATGAAACAAATGATGAATCCTTTCGTCAAGAAATTCCTTCTGACTTTAAAGAATTACCAATAGAAAAGGTCCCTAATGCTGAAATAGATTGGAACAATTATTTTGAAGATCATTATTCCAATGGGAGATATAATTTTGAGTCTGAAGAAAAAGACGCTCCTAAATATGAGGCATTTATTGCTAAAAAAGAATCTTTACAGGATCACTTATTATGGCAATTATCAATGGCCGACCTTCCAGAGCAAGAAGAAATTATTGGAAGTGGCATAATTGGTAATATTGACAAAGACGGATATTTAGATGCAAATATTGAAGAAATATCAAAACTATGCAACGCTGATCAAAAAAATGTAGAAAAAGTCCTTTCATTAATCCAAACTTTTGACCCAATAGGAGTTGGAGCTCGTAACTTAACTGAATGCCTTCTTATTCAAATAAAATATTTGAATTTAGATAATCCAATTATAAAAGATATAATTCAAAATCATATTAAACATCTAGAAAATAAAAATTATAACGCAATCGCAAAGAGCCTTAAATCTAAAGTAGAAGACGTTATCGTAGCAGTAAAAATTATAAGAGGTTTGGAACCAAAACCAGGCAGAACATTTAGCGACTACGAACCCCATTATATTAATCCAGATATTTACGTTTACAATATTGAAGAAAAATTTATTATAGTTTTAAATGATAGCGGAATGCCAAAATTACGAGTTAGCGACTACCTAAAAAATGTTATCAAAAATGGTAATAACAAAGTTAATGAAAATGCAAAAGAGTACATCCAAGAAAAATTAAGCTCTGCTTCGTGGCTCATTAGAAGTATAGAACAACGAAAAAAAACCATATACAAAGTAATGGAAAGCATCGTTAAATTTCAAAAAAATTTTTTTGAAAAAGGTATAGATTATCTGAATCCAATGATATTAAAAGACGTAGCTCAAGATATAAACATGCATGAATCAACAATTAGCAGAGTAACTTCAAACAAATATGTTTATACTCCACAAGGCATTTTTGAATTGAAATTTTTTTTTAATAGTTCTATTAATCGAAGCTCAGGAGGAGATGCTTTATCATCAATGAGCGTTCAAGAAAAAATAAAAAAAATTATTGAAGGAGAACAGCCTAATAGACCTTATAGTGACGAAAAAATAGCAGCTATTTTAAACCAAGAAGAAAAAATTGAAATTGCGCGTAGAACTGTAGCCAAGTATAGAGAAATGATGGGAATTCTTCCATCAAATAAACGTAAACAAGTTTAG
- the raiA gene encoding ribosome-associated translation inhibitor RaiA, translating to MNTSVTFKNIEPSDHLKSYVQDKLNRFDKLLDYHAEANVFLSIEKFRHIAEINLIGDRLNINCKEETTENMYSAIDIALNKLEKQIKKSKQKVRNRRGASKTKEIGTLGNIEAESEEFDEEIIVEDIVYKPMDIEEAVMQMGIREDDFFVFTNSKTDRVNVLYHRNDGKYGLIQPRS from the coding sequence ATGAATACATCTGTAACATTTAAAAACATTGAACCGTCCGATCACTTAAAATCTTATGTTCAAGACAAATTGAATAGATTTGATAAATTGCTTGATTATCATGCTGAAGCAAATGTTTTTCTTTCAATTGAAAAATTTAGGCATATCGCAGAAATAAACTTAATCGGAGATAGGCTAAATATTAATTGTAAAGAAGAAACGACAGAAAATATGTATTCAGCCATTGACATAGCTTTAAACAAACTGGAAAAACAAATTAAAAAGAGTAAACAAAAGGTTCGAAATCGAAGAGGTGCATCAAAAACAAAAGAAATAGGGACATTAGGCAATATAGAAGCTGAGAGTGAAGAATTTGATGAAGAAATTATAGTCGAAGATATTGTATACAAACCAATGGATATTGAAGAAGCTGTCATGCAAATGGGTATTAGAGAAGATGATTTTTTTGTTTTTACAAATTCCAAAACTGATAGAGTTAATGTGCTTTATCATCGTAATGATGGAAAATATGGATTAATTCAGCCTCGTAGTTAG
- the lptC gene encoding LPS export ABC transporter periplasmic protein LptC, giving the protein MNKNRKIIKGLLYFLMLIASGFLLYTFAFYHPKYQPKDVITTTKDENIYITIDNLHQVAVKDGVKEWVLDAASAQLIENSTKETLLNKISVTFYVDNNKELYLTAEHGKLNVESKDIEVYGKVIVKNETFSLNAEKINYIYSTKIIYSNLPVAISGDSLNIRGDSMIFDLKSNKTFLEGKVDGVILSEINL; this is encoded by the coding sequence ATGAATAAGAATAGAAAAATAATTAAAGGTTTATTATATTTTTTAATGCTTATTGCTTCAGGATTTTTATTATACACATTTGCTTTTTATCATCCTAAATATCAACCAAAGGACGTTATTACTACAACAAAAGATGAAAATATTTATATTACAATTGATAATCTTCATCAAGTAGCTGTCAAAGATGGTGTGAAAGAATGGGTACTTGATGCTGCTTCAGCTCAATTAATTGAAAACTCAACCAAAGAAACATTACTTAATAAAATATCTGTTACTTTTTATGTTGATAATAATAAAGAATTATATTTAACTGCTGAACATGGAAAATTAAATGTTGAATCTAAAGATATTGAAGTCTATGGTAAAGTAATAGTAAAAAATGAAACCTTCAGCTTAAACGCTGAAAAAATAAATTATATCTATAGTACAAAAATAATTTATTCTAATCTTCCTGTAGCAATTTCTGGAGATAGTTTAAATATTAGAGGAGATTCAATGATATTTGATTTAAAAAGCAATAAAACTTTTTTAGAAGGAAAAGTAGATGGAGTTATTCTTTCAGAAATCAATCTTTAA
- a CDS encoding M23 family metallopeptidase produces MLLQPKKRKNLKSKFILWVSLIVISSIFFILFIKFEGEKPSIIIDVTSDFFGLSQEITGKVSDSKSGLKKFVLKVVKEGKEIVLLDQEYPYHDLLRGGTLNNEPFKIIFEPKKLNISDGKAILKAEISDYSWRGWFKGNKTFWEKEIQIDTKPPIIEVFSKSHNVRQGGCGLIIYKLSEDCKESGVSVGGDFYPGYSGYFDKEDVFICFFALNYMQDSDTEMFVRAFDLAGNLSKAGFYHYIINKKFKHDRIPISDSFLNKKMPEFGQVSTDPNSPTSLIDIFLMVNRDMRIKNGEIISKFAEKTDRKMYWDGLFLRLPNAAPKASFADTRKYLYKGEVIDEQVHLGIDLASLAKSDVPAANSGKVVMLETIGIYGRTILIDHGFGLMSVYSHLSQFNVTQNQLVSKGDIIGKTGDTGLAGGDHLHFSVLVNKTFVNPIEWWDESWIKNNITSKLEEAKTYFK; encoded by the coding sequence ATGTTATTACAGCCTAAAAAAAGAAAAAATTTAAAATCAAAATTTATTTTATGGGTCAGTCTCATTGTTATTTCTTCTATCTTCTTTATTTTATTTATAAAGTTTGAGGGAGAAAAGCCTTCTATCATTATAGATGTGACTTCAGATTTTTTTGGATTATCCCAAGAAATTACTGGCAAAGTTAGTGATTCCAAAAGCGGTTTAAAAAAGTTTGTTTTAAAGGTTGTTAAAGAAGGCAAAGAAATAGTTCTTTTGGATCAGGAATATCCATACCATGATTTATTAAGGGGCGGGACACTTAATAATGAGCCTTTTAAGATAATCTTTGAGCCTAAAAAGTTAAATATATCTGATGGGAAAGCAATATTAAAGGCTGAAATTTCTGATTATTCCTGGAGAGGATGGTTTAAAGGTAATAAAACTTTTTGGGAAAAAGAAATACAAATAGATACAAAGCCTCCTATTATTGAGGTTTTTTCAAAAAGTCATAATGTAAGGCAAGGAGGATGTGGGCTTATAATTTATAAACTTTCTGAAGATTGTAAGGAAAGTGGAGTTTCTGTTGGAGGTGATTTTTATCCAGGATATTCTGGATATTTTGATAAAGAGGATGTATTTATATGCTTTTTTGCATTAAATTATATGCAAGATTCTGACACTGAGATGTTTGTTCGAGCTTTTGATTTAGCTGGTAATTTATCCAAAGCTGGCTTCTATCACTACATAATTAACAAAAAATTCAAACATGATAGAATACCTATTTCCGATAGTTTTTTAAATAAAAAAATGCCTGAATTCGGTCAAGTTTCAACTGATCCAAATTCTCCAACCTCTTTAATAGATATTTTTTTAATGGTAAACAGGGATATGAGAATCAAAAATGGAGAAATTATTTCTAAATTTGCTGAAAAAACTGATAGAAAAATGTATTGGGATGGATTATTTCTAAGGCTTCCTAATGCGGCTCCAAAGGCTAGCTTTGCTGATACAAGAAAATATCTATATAAAGGAGAAGTTATAGATGAGCAAGTACATCTTGGAATTGATCTTGCCTCTTTAGCTAAATCAGATGTTCCAGCGGCTAATAGTGGAAAAGTTGTTATGCTTGAAACCATTGGTATTTATGGAAGAACTATTTTAATTGATCATGGTTTTGGCTTGATGAGTGTTTATTCCCATTTAAGCCAGTTTAATGTTACCCAAAACCAGTTAGTATCAAAAGGAGATATTATAGGAAAAACAGGTGATACTGGTCTTGCTGGAGGAGATCATCTTCATTTTTCAGTATTAGTTAATAAAACTTTTGTAAATCCTATTGAATGGTGGGATGAATCATGGATAAAGAATAATATTACAAGCAAACTGGAAGAAGCAAAAACATATTTTAAATAG